The Thiogranum longum genome includes a region encoding these proteins:
- a CDS encoding S-methyl-5'-thioinosine phosphorylase — MQVTVAGIIGGTGLGRIEGLEIIRHEELETPYGKPSSPLSHGRIDGSDVVFLARHGAAHSIPPHRVNYRANMFALREAGVEQVVAVAAVGGIQADMLPGVLALPNQIIDYTWGRKHSFFDGSPGKVTHIDFTEPYCETLRHTLLNVAQSSDIQLSDGGVYGATQGPRLETAAEIDRMRRDGCTLVGMTGMPEAALARELGLCYASCSVVANRAAGFGGKAIHMEEIQQTLNSAMINVETLLINWLKTI; from the coding sequence GTGCAGGTGACTGTAGCAGGCATTATTGGCGGAACCGGTTTGGGCCGGATTGAAGGGCTGGAAATCATCCGTCACGAGGAGCTGGAAACCCCGTATGGCAAACCTTCATCACCGTTAAGCCATGGGCGTATCGATGGTAGTGACGTGGTGTTTCTGGCACGTCACGGAGCAGCACATTCCATCCCGCCTCACCGGGTCAACTACCGGGCCAATATGTTTGCATTACGTGAAGCGGGAGTGGAGCAGGTCGTTGCCGTTGCGGCTGTTGGCGGTATACAGGCAGATATGTTGCCTGGTGTGCTCGCGCTTCCGAACCAGATCATCGATTACACCTGGGGACGTAAACACAGCTTTTTCGATGGCAGCCCCGGCAAGGTTACGCATATCGATTTCACCGAACCCTACTGTGAAACCCTGCGCCACACGTTACTGAATGTCGCACAGTCGAGTGACATCCAGCTGTCTGACGGCGGGGTGTATGGCGCAACCCAGGGTCCAAGGCTTGAAACTGCGGCTGAGATCGATCGCATGCGGCGTGATGGCTGCACACTGGTCGGGATGACGGGCATGCCGGAAGCGGCGCTGGCCCGGGAACTGGGCCTTTGTTACGCCTCTTGCTCGGTGGTTGCCAACCGTGCCGCCGGGTTTGGTGGCAAGGCAATTCACATGGAAGAGATTCAACAAACTCTGAATTCAGCAATGATTAATGTTGAAACTTTGCTAATCAATTGGTTAAAAACAATATAA
- a CDS encoding mechanosensitive ion channel family protein: MQNQIITMLSDWTGTNTWVIQVFIVVFVTMLADLVKRRLLSRLHQRLGKTSNPWDDDVVQAAARPLTLLIWVVGITFAADIVRVESDAVIFNAVDPIRRVGVIVAVAWFLVRLTARLQETVIERGLSSGEPYDRTTADAIAKLVRLSIIITSALVILQSLGFSVSGVLAFGGIGGIAIGFAAKDLLSNFFGGLMIYLDRPFLIGDWIRSPDREIEGTVEHIGWRLTTIRSFSKRPIYVPNSMFASIAVENPSRMTHRRIYETIGLRYDDAAKVADILADIETMLRQHAEIDDSQTLMVNFNTFAPSSLDFFIYTFTHTTNWVKFHSIKQDVLLKIEQIIRNHGAEIAFPTSTVHVPDGLKLEPPLPEGAVK; this comes from the coding sequence GTCTGACTGGACCGGCACCAATACCTGGGTGATACAGGTATTTATCGTGGTGTTTGTCACCATGTTGGCAGACCTCGTCAAGCGGCGCCTGTTAAGTCGCCTCCACCAGCGACTCGGCAAGACAAGCAATCCCTGGGACGATGATGTGGTGCAGGCAGCAGCACGGCCACTGACATTACTGATCTGGGTGGTAGGTATTACCTTCGCTGCGGATATTGTTCGCGTCGAATCCGATGCCGTCATTTTCAACGCCGTTGATCCGATTCGCCGTGTCGGCGTAATTGTCGCAGTTGCCTGGTTCCTGGTGCGGTTAACCGCCCGACTACAGGAAACTGTGATCGAGCGCGGCTTGTCCAGCGGCGAACCCTATGACCGTACCACCGCTGATGCCATTGCCAAACTGGTACGACTGTCTATCATCATCACCTCGGCACTGGTTATCCTGCAGTCGCTGGGTTTCAGCGTATCCGGCGTGCTGGCTTTTGGTGGCATTGGGGGTATTGCCATCGGTTTTGCTGCCAAGGATCTGCTGTCCAATTTCTTTGGCGGCTTGATGATTTACCTCGACCGCCCGTTCCTGATCGGCGACTGGATTCGTTCACCTGACCGTGAAATTGAAGGCACTGTGGAGCACATAGGCTGGCGACTGACGACTATCCGCTCATTTTCCAAACGCCCCATCTATGTGCCGAATTCAATGTTTGCCAGTATCGCTGTGGAAAACCCTTCGCGCATGACGCACCGGCGTATCTACGAGACCATCGGTCTGCGCTACGATGATGCTGCAAAGGTTGCAGACATACTTGCAGATATTGAAACCATGCTGCGCCAGCACGCGGAGATCGACGACAGCCAGACCCTGATGGTCAATTTCAACACCTTTGCACCATCGTCACTGGATTTCTTTATTTATACCTTTACACATACGACCAACTGGGTGAAGTTCCACTCCATCAAGCAGGATGTGTTGTTGAAGATCGAGCAGATTATTCGTAATCACGGTGCGGAGATTGCCTTCCCGACCTCAACAGTACATGTGCCGGATGGCCTGAAGCTGGAACCGCCATTGCCGGAAGGTGCTGTTAAATGA
- a CDS encoding CsiV family protein, whose protein sequence is MIKFTRRVFYTLFLFNSLISPILADDAPRQFDIELLIFQNLSASDGGEVWPVDYSEWFTEDTTGSNGEGTRGAPRTGKRLNNPFWLDRQNLHLAAEQVALKRSANYRPLRHIAWRQTVLDRKRAQAIELPPGGNQFSTTVEGTVRVAVERYLHLYLDLQLIDKTLVIKTDFSDNELPEFRLKEHRRMRSKELHYFDHPKFGVIALITPYTPAPSQAETAKPPATESPTKNPGQ, encoded by the coding sequence ATGATAAAATTTACCCGGCGCGTTTTTTATACCCTGTTCCTGTTCAACAGCCTGATATCCCCGATCCTGGCTGACGATGCACCGCGTCAGTTCGATATCGAATTGCTGATTTTCCAGAATCTCAGTGCGAGCGATGGAGGCGAAGTCTGGCCTGTTGACTACTCGGAATGGTTTACCGAAGACACAACGGGATCAAATGGGGAAGGAACCCGGGGTGCGCCCCGTACCGGCAAGAGATTGAACAATCCGTTCTGGCTTGACCGTCAAAACCTGCACCTGGCGGCCGAACAGGTGGCGCTTAAACGCTCTGCCAATTACCGGCCATTGCGCCATATTGCCTGGCGCCAGACAGTACTCGACCGCAAGCGGGCACAAGCTATCGAACTACCACCGGGTGGAAACCAGTTTTCGACAACGGTGGAAGGCACTGTACGCGTTGCCGTCGAACGCTACCTGCATCTCTATCTCGACCTGCAACTGATCGACAAAACGCTGGTTATAAAAACCGACTTCAGTGACAACGAACTGCCGGAGTTCAGGCTGAAAGAACACCGCCGCATGCGTAGCAAGGAATTACATTATTTCGATCATCCAAAGTTCGGTGTGATTGCGCTGATTACACCTTACACGCCCGCCCCATCACAGGCAGAAACCGCGAAACCACCAGCTACTGAATCACCCACAAAAAATCCCGGACAATAA
- the mfd gene encoding transcription-repair coupling factor: MSQAASQTTSDADQADPLHPCLPEARQRVIWSRMYGDSLPLILAGAAQQHEGLLLVITPDSQSAEQLQSQLRFFCDDASLDILCFPDWETLPYDAFSPHQDIISERLETLCRLPELKRGVLLVPVATLLQRLPPKSFLDQYSLVLDRGDTLDLDAMRKRLETAGYRCVEQVMEHGEFAVRGALLDLFPMGSATPFRIDLFDNEIESIRTFDPETQRSIDKVQQVRLLPAREFPVDEAAIRRFRQNWRDLFEGDPQRALIYRDVSNNVIPGGIEYYLPLFVEESATLFDYLPGDCFLVESEDAHAAIDEFRQEVEERFESLRHDIERPLLPPDRLYLSDDEMRRALDNSARIELQRAEALDLHGKTLPGGASAQTTHLNYATRALPDLQIKVRTEHPAAALQNFIAGFPGRVLVCAESAGRRETLQGQLREFGLRAQTVAGWHAFLESDLDLGITVAPLEKGAWLAGENPVVLITEARLFGERALQQQQRRKPKRDAEAIVRNLTDLNIGAPVVHEDHGVGRYIGLQKLTVGGRESEFLTLEYAGNDKLYVPVASLHLISRYTGSSPESAPLHRLGSDQWEKARKRAAQRVCDVAAELLDIYARRAARQGYTFPFDADEYRAFASTFPFEETPDQASAIEAVIADMTGPQPMDRVVCGDVGFGKTEVAMRAAFVAAQAGRQVAVLVPTTLLAQQHYQNFADRFADWPIRVDVLSRFRSKKQQDDILQRYANGALDILIGTHKILQGDVKPKNLGLVIIDEEHRFGVRQKEILKALRTEVDLLTLTATPIPRTLNMSLSGLRDLSIIATPPAQRLTIKTFITEWNKATIREACLREIKRGGQVYFLHNEVDNIEIIARELRELMPEATLEVGHGQMRERELEQVMLDFYHRRFNILLCTTIIESGIDVPSANTILINRADKLGLAQLHQLRGRVGRSHHRAYAYMVVPPRKAMSDDAIKRIEAIESLEDLGSGFTLATHDLEIRGAGELLGDDQSGQIHEIGFSLYTELLERAVTALKAGRQPELERPLNHGPEVDLHLPALIPDDYMHDVHGRLILYKRIASAANEDELRELQVEMIDRFGLLPEPVKQLFEVTRLKLEAAPLGISKIDAGEESGRLLFGPEPNVDPGTIIRLIQTEPQHYRLDGSDMIRFYADMNDTEKRLHTVSNLLERLSTRSA, translated from the coding sequence CTGGCCGGTGCCGCACAGCAACACGAAGGACTGCTACTGGTCATCACCCCGGACAGCCAGAGTGCAGAACAGCTACAGTCACAACTGCGTTTCTTTTGTGATGATGCATCGCTGGATATCCTGTGTTTTCCTGACTGGGAAACCTTGCCCTATGATGCGTTTTCACCGCACCAGGACATTATCTCCGAACGGCTCGAAACCCTGTGTCGCCTGCCTGAGCTGAAGCGTGGCGTGCTACTGGTACCGGTGGCCACACTGCTGCAGCGGCTGCCACCGAAAAGTTTCCTGGACCAGTACAGCCTGGTACTCGATCGTGGCGATACACTTGACCTCGACGCCATGCGCAAACGACTCGAAACCGCCGGATACCGTTGCGTGGAACAGGTCATGGAGCATGGCGAATTTGCCGTGCGCGGCGCCCTGCTGGACCTGTTTCCCATGGGCAGCGCGACACCGTTCCGCATCGATCTGTTCGATAATGAAATCGAGTCCATCCGTACCTTTGACCCGGAAACACAACGCTCCATCGACAAGGTACAACAGGTACGCCTGTTACCGGCACGTGAATTCCCGGTCGACGAGGCGGCCATCAGACGCTTCCGCCAGAACTGGCGGGACCTGTTTGAAGGCGACCCGCAACGTGCGCTGATCTACCGCGACGTCAGTAATAACGTTATCCCTGGAGGCATCGAGTATTACCTGCCGCTGTTCGTCGAGGAAAGTGCCACGCTGTTCGACTACCTGCCGGGCGACTGTTTCCTGGTAGAAAGCGAGGATGCTCATGCGGCGATTGATGAGTTCCGGCAGGAAGTCGAGGAGCGCTTCGAATCCCTTCGACACGATATTGAACGGCCACTGCTGCCACCGGATCGTCTCTACCTGTCTGACGATGAAATGCGTCGTGCGCTCGATAACAGCGCGCGTATCGAGCTGCAGCGTGCGGAAGCACTGGACCTGCACGGCAAAACACTCCCGGGGGGCGCATCGGCACAGACAACTCATCTCAATTATGCGACCCGCGCGCTGCCCGATTTGCAAATCAAGGTGCGCACGGAACACCCGGCGGCCGCATTGCAGAATTTCATCGCCGGCTTCCCGGGACGTGTACTGGTTTGCGCCGAATCGGCTGGCCGACGCGAAACCCTGCAGGGGCAGCTACGTGAATTTGGCCTGCGGGCGCAGACGGTTGCTGGCTGGCACGCATTTCTTGAAAGTGACCTTGATCTCGGTATCACGGTTGCACCCCTCGAAAAAGGCGCGTGGTTAGCCGGTGAAAATCCGGTCGTCCTGATTACCGAGGCCCGCCTGTTTGGTGAGCGCGCCCTGCAACAGCAACAGCGCAGGAAACCGAAACGCGATGCCGAAGCCATTGTCCGCAACCTCACCGACCTGAATATCGGTGCTCCGGTGGTACACGAAGACCACGGTGTCGGTCGCTATATCGGTCTGCAGAAACTGACCGTCGGTGGCCGCGAGTCCGAATTTCTCACACTCGAATATGCCGGTAACGATAAACTCTATGTCCCGGTTGCCTCACTGCATCTGATCAGCCGCTACACCGGTTCCAGCCCGGAAAGCGCACCACTGCATCGGCTTGGCAGCGACCAGTGGGAAAAAGCCCGCAAGCGTGCTGCTCAGCGAGTGTGTGATGTCGCCGCCGAACTGCTCGACATCTATGCACGCCGTGCCGCTCGCCAGGGTTATACCTTCCCGTTCGATGCCGATGAATACCGCGCCTTCGCCAGCACCTTCCCGTTCGAGGAAACGCCCGACCAGGCCAGTGCTATCGAAGCCGTTATTGCCGACATGACCGGCCCGCAGCCGATGGATCGTGTGGTGTGTGGTGATGTCGGGTTCGGAAAGACCGAAGTCGCCATGCGTGCCGCATTCGTCGCTGCACAGGCCGGACGCCAGGTGGCTGTGCTGGTGCCGACCACCCTGCTCGCCCAGCAGCACTACCAGAACTTTGCCGACCGCTTTGCCGACTGGCCTATCCGGGTCGATGTGCTGTCGCGCTTCCGCAGTAAAAAACAGCAGGACGACATCCTGCAGCGTTATGCAAACGGCGCACTGGATATATTGATTGGCACACACAAGATTCTGCAGGGTGACGTCAAACCGAAAAATCTTGGCCTGGTCATTATCGACGAAGAACACCGCTTTGGCGTGCGCCAGAAGGAAATACTCAAGGCACTGCGGACCGAGGTCGACCTGCTCACGTTAACCGCCACACCGATACCACGCACACTGAATATGTCCCTGTCCGGCCTGCGCGACCTGTCCATCATCGCCACGCCACCGGCACAACGACTGACCATCAAGACCTTTATCACGGAATGGAACAAGGCCACCATCCGTGAGGCCTGCCTGCGCGAAATCAAGCGCGGCGGCCAGGTTTACTTCCTGCACAACGAAGTCGACAACATCGAAATCATCGCCCGTGAACTGCGCGAACTGATGCCGGAAGCCACCCTGGAAGTCGGTCATGGCCAGATGCGCGAGCGTGAACTGGAGCAGGTAATGCTGGACTTCTACCACCGTCGCTTCAATATCCTGCTGTGCACCACCATCATTGAAAGCGGTATCGATGTACCCAGTGCCAACACCATTCTGATCAACCGCGCCGACAAACTCGGGCTTGCCCAGTTACACCAGCTACGCGGTCGCGTCGGACGATCTCATCACCGCGCCTATGCCTACATGGTGGTGCCACCACGCAAGGCCATGAGTGACGATGCCATTAAACGCATCGAGGCCATTGAATCGCTGGAAGACCTGGGTTCCGGTTTTACCCTGGCTACCCACGACCTGGAAATCCGTGGCGCCGGTGAACTGCTGGGTGACGACCAGAGCGGCCAGATTCACGAAATAGGTTTCAGCCTGTATACCGAACTGCTGGAGCGCGCCGTCACTGCCCTGAAAGCCGGCCGTCAGCCGGAACTGGAGCGCCCGCTTAACCATGGCCCGGAAGTCGACCTGCACCTGCCGGCGCTGATTCCCGATGATTACATGCATGATGTGCACGGCCGCCTGATCCTGTACAAACGCATTGCCAGTGCAGCGAACGAAGACGAGCTGCGTGAGTTACAGGTAGAAATGATCGACCGTTTTGGCCTGCTGCCGGAACCGGTCAAACAACTGTTCGAGGTCACGCGACTGAAACTTGAAGCGGCACCACTCGGCATCAGCAAAATCGATGCCGGCGAGGAAAGCGGCAGGCTGCTGTTCGGGCCGGAACCGAACGTGGACCCGGGCACTATCATCCGGCTTATCCAGACCGAGCCACAGCACTACCGGCTGGATGGCTCTGATATGATCCGTTTCTATGCAGACATGAATGACACTGAAAAACGTCTGCATACTGTCAGTAATTTACTGGAAAGGTTGAGCACCCGTTCAGCTTAG
- a CDS encoding hypoxanthine-guanine phosphoribosyltransferase — MTLAEIEAVRRSADLVFDRHAVDSAYDRMAKDITRELCDTNPVILCVMSGGLVPTGELFTRLDFPVQLDYLHATRYQGTQGGLTLNWLARPLHDLKRRTVLVVDDILDEGLTLSAIMEYCREQDVEAVYSAVLVEKKHHRKAPGLTADFVGLEVEDRYVFGCGMDFHGYWRNLPAIYAVAGTT, encoded by the coding sequence ATGACCCTGGCCGAAATCGAGGCAGTGCGACGCAGTGCAGACCTCGTCTTTGACCGCCATGCCGTTGACTCAGCCTATGACCGTATGGCGAAGGACATTACACGCGAACTGTGTGATACGAACCCGGTCATACTGTGCGTGATGAGCGGCGGTCTGGTCCCGACCGGCGAATTGTTTACCCGGCTGGATTTCCCGGTGCAACTGGATTACCTGCACGCTACGCGTTACCAGGGGACACAAGGCGGGCTGACCCTGAACTGGTTGGCGCGCCCGCTGCATGACCTGAAGAGGCGTACTGTGCTGGTTGTGGATGACATACTCGATGAAGGCTTGACGCTGTCCGCTATCATGGAGTACTGCCGGGAGCAGGACGTTGAAGCCGTATACAGCGCCGTGCTGGTCGAGAAAAAACACCACCGAAAAGCCCCGGGACTAACGGCTGATTTTGTTGGCCTGGAAGTCGAGGACCGTTATGTATTCGGCTGTGGTATGGATTTTCACGGCTACTGGCGAAATCTGCCGGCGATCTACGCTGTCGCAGGGACAACGTAA